From Streptomyces sp. NBC_01426, a single genomic window includes:
- a CDS encoding MerR family transcriptional regulator — MTAENTTGPLGGHLDDDDYPAYTMGRAAEMLGTTQGFLRAIGDARLITPLRSAGGHRRYSRYQLRIAARARELVDQGTPIESACRIVILEDQLEEAQRLNAEYRNAAATTDPPSVA; from the coding sequence ATGACGGCAGAGAACACGACCGGCCCGCTGGGCGGTCACCTGGACGACGACGATTACCCCGCCTACACGATGGGCCGGGCGGCCGAGATGCTCGGCACCACCCAGGGCTTCCTCCGTGCCATCGGCGACGCCCGCCTCATCACCCCGCTGCGCTCCGCGGGTGGGCACCGCCGCTATTCCCGGTATCAGCTGCGGATCGCGGCCCGTGCCCGGGAACTCGTCGACCAGGGCACCCCGATCGAGTCGGCCTGCCGCATCGTCATCCTCGAAGACCAGCTCGAAGAAGCCCAACGCCTCAACGCCGAATACCGCAATGCCGCCGCGACGACGGACCCACCGTCCGTGGCGTGA